The following are from one region of the Leptospira yasudae genome:
- the rsmH gene encoding 16S rRNA (cytosine(1402)-N(4))-methyltransferase RsmH, with amino-acid sequence MEPVHYSVQGKEILQIFAENFSKEDPVLFLDGTAGEGGHSLLFLKEFPNSKVILCDRDPVMLSRAMARIDEFKSRVIPIETNFSEIDSSLLQSHGVAEAPQGILLDLGISTFHLFHSGRGFSFREAEPLDMRLSPSAGLSAEDVLNTYSKDKLMHIFYTYGEERWSKKIAEVIVDRRKQNSISSTSELADLVSKIIPRKFWPPGRHPATRIFQALRIEVNQELAHIEKGLDSLLHLLRLGGVIQVISFHSLEDRIVKNAFRDYAKQNGFTLLTKKPILPSEEETKENPASRSAKLRVLRKTKSVDKKYRKEDFEEEEE; translated from the coding sequence TTGGAACCGGTTCATTATTCAGTTCAGGGAAAGGAGATCCTTCAAATCTTTGCGGAGAATTTCTCCAAAGAAGATCCCGTGTTGTTCTTAGATGGAACAGCGGGAGAAGGCGGACATAGCCTTTTGTTCTTAAAGGAATTCCCCAATTCCAAAGTGATTCTTTGCGACCGCGATCCTGTGATGTTGTCCCGAGCGATGGCACGCATCGACGAGTTCAAGAGCAGAGTCATTCCGATCGAAACGAACTTCTCCGAAATCGATTCTTCCCTTTTGCAATCGCACGGAGTCGCGGAAGCTCCTCAGGGAATTCTTTTGGATCTCGGGATTTCCACGTTTCATCTTTTCCATTCGGGAAGAGGTTTCAGTTTTCGGGAAGCAGAGCCCTTGGATATGCGTTTGTCTCCGAGCGCGGGGCTCAGCGCGGAAGACGTTCTCAATACGTATTCCAAAGACAAACTCATGCACATCTTTTATACCTATGGAGAAGAGCGCTGGTCCAAAAAAATCGCCGAGGTGATCGTCGATCGAAGAAAGCAGAATTCGATCTCATCTACTTCCGAACTCGCCGATCTCGTTTCCAAAATCATACCGCGCAAGTTTTGGCCCCCGGGAAGACATCCGGCGACTCGGATCTTTCAAGCGCTTCGGATCGAAGTCAATCAAGAACTCGCTCATATCGAAAAGGGACTCGATTCCCTTCTCCATCTTCTGCGCCTCGGCGGCGTGATCCAAGTCATCTCGTTTCATTCTCTCGAAGATCGAATCGTAAAGAACGCGTTTCGCGATTATGCGAAACAAAACGGATTTACACTGCTTACTAAAAAACCGATTCTTCCTTCCGAAGAGGAGACAAAGGAGAATCCCGCTTCCCGTTCGGCAAAATTGAGAGTGCTCCGAAAAACGAAATCGGTCGATAAGAAATATAGAAAGGAAGATTTCGAGGAAGAGGAAGAATAG